GTGGCGAGAATCAGCAAGATGATGATACCGATGATGATTAAGCTCAACATTTCCTCTCCCTAACTACGTATGTGAAATTAATTTTCGCACAGGCGGAAAGCGTTCGCTAGTGGTCATCGATAAGCGCAAAGAGCTTGCCCATCACCTCCGCGCCGTTCTCGCCGATGCCATTGTGCTGGTACTCATTCGTCACCCACGGCCGCAGATCGCCCAAGTGCGCGGCGGTGGCCAAAGATTCCTCCAGGGGAACGAAGATATCGTCGAGGTAGATGGCGGCGGCGGTGGTGGGGGCATCGGCAAGCGCATAAGGCGCACTAAATTCCCGCTCCGCCAAGCCGTGCGCACCCTCCTTGAAGGCCTGCAGCGCCGGGTCCTCGTCGAACTGCCACGGGGAAATATGCTCGCCGGTCAGCCAGGTGCCGGACTCGGCAAACTCCGGGAACTCCTCGCGCACGCGGTGCGCCGACCACTGCGTCGACGCCTGCCCGCCGCTGCCGGCATAAATGGACTCGTGGATCGCCGCATAAAGCGGCGCCTCCGCAAAGCTCACGCGCTCGCCGATGCCCCACAGGAAATCATCCCGCAGCACCTTCTCTCCCCGCACGGTGCGGAAGGGCTCTTCCAGGAGGTAAGCCAGGCCGTCGAAGCCGGTGCGCCGCCCCAGATCGGTGCCGATGGTGCGAAAACGCAGCGAGGACAGCCGCTCGCCGGTGTGCAGGCGCTCGTCGGAATTATCGAGGTGGGCGATGATTTCCTCGATGCGGCGCTGCACCCAGGGGAACTCTCGGTAGAAGCGCTCCTGGCGGGCCTTGAGCTTGCTAAAAGTCGCGCGGTAAAGGTGATCCGCGCCCTGCAGCGTGGGGATGCCACCGGTGAAAAACGCGTGCTTGACGGACTCAGGAGCCTGAGACAGGTACGCAGTGATGCAAAAGCCGCCGAAGGATTGGCCGAACAGGGACCAGGTCTCAAGCCCCAGGTGTTCGCGGAGGCGCTCGGCATCGCGCACGATACTGTCCTGGTGCAATAAGGCCAGGTGCTCGGCGCTGCGCTCTTCTGCGGGGCTTAGCCTATCGATGCGGTGCGAGCGCCCCGTGCCGCGCTGATCGAGGAGGATGACGCGGTAGCGCTCGAGC
This is a stretch of genomic DNA from Corynebacterium accolens. It encodes these proteins:
- a CDS encoding alpha/beta fold hydrolase — its product is MTHYRRFGHDIIEHTLEVPWDYDNPRGTFALYAREIIPPGGEDLPALLYLQGGPGFPAPRPVKPTGLIGKALERYRVILLDQRGTGRSHRIDRLSPAEERSAEHLALLHQDSIVRDAERLREHLGLETWSLFGQSFGGFCITAYLSQAPESVKHAFFTGGIPTLQGADHLYRATFSKLKARQERFYREFPWVQRRIEEIIAHLDNSDERLHTGERLSSLRFRTIGTDLGRRTGFDGLAYLLEEPFRTVRGEKVLRDDFLWGIGERVSFAEAPLYAAIHESIYAGSGGQASTQWSAHRVREEFPEFAESGTWLTGEHISPWQFDEDPALQAFKEGAHGLAEREFSAPYALADAPTTAAAIYLDDIFVPLEESLATAAHLGDLRPWVTNEYQHNGIGENGAEVMGKLFALIDDH